The Perca fluviatilis chromosome 3, GENO_Pfluv_1.0, whole genome shotgun sequence nucleotide sequence TCGTCATGGTGGATTAAAATGTGAATTAAAGTCCGATTAAAAGACCGAGCATAACATTGACGTTAGCCGTTTGTTGCAGTCTGTGTCCGTCCAGTCGTCCAATGGACAGACCCGTCCCAAACTCCCCTTCAAATGACATCATCAACAcatcagagagtgtgtgtgtgtgtgtgtgtgtgtgtgtgtgtgtgtgtgtgtgtgttgtgtgtgtgtgtgtgtgtgtgtgtgagtgagtgagtgagaaaaagggagagagagagagagagagagagagagagagagagcgagagagataaaaaatattttttcagattttccatCATACCCTAAATCAGCAGAATTCCCAGCAAACACATAGGCTAccctttagggaacgttccctaaaggttaTCTTAAGATTAATGTTTTACATTCAACTAACCTTTAGCATCCCACATAACATAGTTAGTCATAAGttttggttctctaaaggttcCGGGAAAACTTAACTTCACGTTTATACTTATATATAAGTATAAACGTGAAGTTaagttttcctctctttttcccctGCCTTTCTTCTGTTTAAGTCTAGCTACTTGCCCAGTTTTATACAGTCTGTTCTTTCTATCTAGAGTGATAGTAATAATTAACGGAGTAAAAAGTAGCCTAGGCCTACAATATGTCCTGCATGAAGTAGAAAGTATCATATAATTGAAATATTCAATCAAAACACAGATAACTCAACATTTTAATGAAGTACGGTACTTGTATttacttattttccaccactgctgtctATGTGAGCTCTTCTAACCTCAAAGTGCTaaatacgttctcttaatacatccatggctaaATACCCCAATATTTAATTAGCCTTAGAAACTTTTCAACATGCTACTGACCGCCATCTTGTGgacagatgaaaaaaagaaatgacacaataataaaacCACATTAAAACCTTatctaaaaacaaacaaacaataaccTTTGTCTCAGAGTGCAAGGTAAGCTAATACATACCATGTTCCCCCACATACCATACAAATCTATATGAATCTTTatagtgtataataatatttctACAACGAGAGCCTCGAGGATTGTGGAACTAAACACCAGCTGGTCAGTGTTTTCTCACGGACGTTTTTCTGAACTGCACCTGCGTTTCATGTGTTGTGTTCTCGTAATACACCCATGGTTGTGTATTGGGAGGTTGGAGGAACTCTCCGTTTCTTCTGGACATTTGTTAACATAACTGTTTACTTGACAGACAGATAACCTTTCTAAAAATGTCCGGTGATAGCAAGCTGTCCTCGGCGGAGGTAGTTCTGGGTTTCCTGGAGGAGGCGGAGCCGTGGCGGCTTCTGTCCCCTCAGTTCCCCAGTAAAGTCGGGGGGAAACCGGCGTGGCTCAGCCAGACAGGCCTGCCCTCACCGGCCGGGCTGGAGTGTGAGAAATGCCGCCTGCCCATGGCCTTCCTGCTGCAGGTTAGTGTCTcggagaagggagggagggagagagggagggagacagcgGGTTCAACTGGACTCTGGACAGTAATAATGTCACGCAGAGAGAAACCCTGGAGCTGCTTCATGGATGACGAATAAAGGACaattgctggaaaaaaaaaaaaaaaaagtggatacTTTCCTGTTCAGAGCTGAAATGTCTACATTGATGAAGTTGGTATGCATTCATCTCGAACTGAAATTCGTTGAGCACTTGGGGACAGTTTGATTGTCAGTCCAAAAGGTATCAGCTGCTtactttgatttatttaatcttattttaagttttaaacAGTACCCTACAATCAAGACAGGGAACAACATAATAACATATTTGAATCTAACAATATACCCAGATAGAAAAACACAGGCCCACACACAATTCAAGAGTATTAACATTTGTCAGGGACTTTTGTACAAATTTAGAAATTCATGTAAAAGCAGAGACATAATATAAGGCACATTTCCTCTTAAAATAATACTTAACCCCAAACTGGCAATTCTACTCACTTTTGTGTCCACCAAGTAGTAAACTTCTTTTTACCCATCTCAGCCGTATTCCTTATAAAACCAGATAAAGTATTAAGTTACCTCTTCCATCTTCCTTGCAGGTTTACGCACCCATTTCTGGTCAGGACAGAAGTTTCCACAGAACGCTCTTCCTGTTCTGCTGCAAAACTCATGAGTGCTACACGTGCAACGACAGCCGCTGTTTGAAAGGTACCTGCAACATTATTGTTCCTGTAATGTTTGTCATGTTCCATGTTTGTTGATAACAGGACTGACTAACTCTTTAGTTTTTGATCTGCTTTGATTTATTCGCTCCCTTCCCCGCGTCCTCTCCTCGTCACCCTTTTAAACACTTGTATCTGTTGTCCGGGGCTTTTTTTTCAAGAGTAAATATAGTTTTGTCAAGTTTTCTGACACATTGTGTTCTATCCTTCTTTCCTTTCAGTCCTCAGGAGTCAGCTACCGAGGAGGAATGAGTTCTACCCCTACGACCCTCCACCAGGTTGGTGTATTTGGTCAGGATGTCAGTAAAAGTATAATTCTTTGTCAGCAATGGGAATTAAAGCCATTTTAAAGGATCGAGAAAATAGTACTTTGGGTAAATGTGATTGCTTCTAAAATCTCTTGCCAAAATTGTTTAAATATGGTACCTATTTATACATTATAACTgttttcttatatatatattttttttttcttgtgctcTCTCATTCGTAGTGTGTGGCtgttatatttgtttgtttgtattgtttgtatttattgtttatactGCCCTCTTTGCCAAGTCACTTTTGGAAAAGAGATTTTAATCTCAATGAGACttttacctggttaaataaaggataTATAGTGCTACATACATAAGGTAGAGTTGAGAGGTGTCATTTATCAATACTTATATGTTTAGAGAGCCGATACATaagcattacagtttttttcgattgctaaacgacagtgggcacaactggagttacatgtgcaaaactctaactacagtctgcacagcagcagttcatgtggaccaaactctagttcgttttcaAACCTCTGCACTCTTATCCCATCACTTTagccacaacgtgcacaacactgtagatttacagcactttgttcaaatgctaacacccTGCTGTctaaactgttaaccacacattctaaacagaatagattccagtctggtgcctatcaaacactgctgattgcaactttagctgaaagcctaagaaggtgtcttgttttagactagttagtgaacatatatggtatttataaagagaaagctcagaaagcctttttgttttgtttacaaacaccaaataagaaggaaacaattctacactgtactgtttgagagatacaggtaaaagagcaaagataccaatatgtccaggtaagatgtctgaggttataaacacagctgtaaaaaaaaaagtgaaaaacactatatctttactatactactgcattcttactgtttttcagaaagtaatggaggtgaaagcaatggaaacaccacattcatttgtatttagagatgatgcagacatctaatgtgatgaagaaaactactacaaaatactatattgaagcaaactgctgattttcattccttcttgtttaccttacgtaaaattggtatattataaaatctatatctttgctttaaagaaactattgagtagtgtgaaGTCACTTCAAtagttcaaactgtaaagatgaaaaagtttgtaatttctgtattggtgtttgatgctagtgtttttaccctcagtgtgttctgagtgactgtgtgtgtgtgtctcagtgtgtgtgtgttatctcagtgaggcttgtgcatagtgtttggctgcactgagcctgttctgagacgtgtgtgaggagttgtgttgctgtgaatgagttttgcaggagatatgaactgtttagctcaggtgactgttggtagtgcagactgtagttagagttttgcacatgtgactccagttgtgcccactgtcgtttagcaatctgaaaaaaaaaaagtaatacaacACGGTAGGAAAGATTTTtcaggggattttttttttaaagttatataTTTCTATTTGTCAGATGATGAACCCCCCAGCGATTGTGAACCGGACCAGAGTGTGTTGTCCGTCTCTGGAGTTAAACTATGCTGGGTGTGCGGTTGCCCCGGCAACAAAGCCTGCTCCCGCTGTCACACCGTAACGTACTGTGGCAAACACCACCAGACCCTCCACTGGAAACACTCACACAAGAGGGAGTGTTGCAACCAAGGTGTGTGTATTGGATTAGAAGTGACACGTATATTTCCCCTCAATACACTCCGATGTCGTGTACGTATTGCAGCTTGAGTTTAGAGCTGCAGAGTTTTTTGTCAATTCCTGCCACGAGGAAGACAcgctgtgtctttgtctgtctgtatagAAGCGTCCATTGTTACAACCTCGACCTTCCTCTTCCCTGAGTCTGAGCTGGTCACTGAACCTGAGGAAGAAGTAGACAAGAAGGAGGGAGACACAAAGGaggctgaagaagaagaagaagaggaagcgAGTGTTGATTGTCCCTCCTTAGCAGAAAGTAAGCTTTTAATTATGTCTGATAACTATAACAATACTGGTCACATTATTGAAGTAATTTACGGACATTATTTTTCCTTTCACTGCTGACTTTCTGTTGCTTCTTCTTTCAGCCCTGGCAGAGACAGACCTGGAGGAGATGGCTATGCATGAGACTGAAGACAACAAAGTGTTCCAGCGGTTTAAAAAGAGGATCGCACCAGAACCACACCAggtagggaaaaaaaaaactaatatggAAAAGACTTTGAATGAACACAATCAAGTCGAGTCACTCCTCACGCTGACAATGTGAAGTCAAAAACGATCTCACAGTattttgttatgttatgttCAGGTGGTGCGTTACAGTCGAGAGGGCTGCCCCTTGTGGGTCTCCTCTCAGCACATCCCTTCAGATCAGGATATCCCAGCGTGCACCTGTGGTGCCAAGAGGACGTTTGAGTTTCAGGTAGTCCTTTCTTCTCCTTCCACCTTCTCACTCACCACAGTCTTGAATGCCAACATGCTTTTATTGTGGGCCAAGTATAtcaagttgtgtgtgtgctggtgatGGGGAAACAAGCCAAGTTAAGGTGTATTTTGTTATTCGGAGTGACTAAGTGGACCAACACCGTTTTTTTAGTTGTGGAAATGTTCACAAATGTCCAACATTTGGTGCAGGAACTGTCAATAGCAGTGGTTGATTTAGTCAAAGTTTACATGTAAGTGCAGTTACTATCCCTCTGGGGACCGCTTTATGTCTTGTATCTGAAACTGTGTCCAGAGGTTTCTTTCCACAGTTCACTGTGGGCAAGAAGAAAATAGCATGAGCACTAAGATTATGAATAATGCTTTGGTGCTTATGATTTCAGtaaaatgaactgaatgattgaATTGCAGAGAATTTAACCAATCAAACGATATACAGCATGTCCACATTGACAAAAGTTTTGAACTTTTGTGTTTAAATACTTATTATGTAACGTGTCAAAACTCACGTAAGTTACGTAATGGATGTTAAAAAGTTCCTTAGCTTGTTTGAAAAATTGAGAGTGCTGGATTAAGTATGTGGCAGTTTGTGTCAGTGACTCTCCACACAGGTCACAGTCCAGTTGTTGCACAGTGTGTTTATCATATACATGTAataatcctgtgtgtgtgtctttaggtGATGCCACAGCTGTTAAACAGTCTGTGTGTGGACTCGACAGGCGCCAGTATCGACTGGGGGACGCTGGCTGTCTACACGTGCTCTGCCAGCTGTAACCATGACGACCAGTATTGCCCTGAGTTCATTTGGAAACAGGACTTC carries:
- the pdcd2 gene encoding programmed cell death protein 2 encodes the protein MSGDSKLSSAEVVLGFLEEAEPWRLLSPQFPSKVGGKPAWLSQTGLPSPAGLECEKCRLPMAFLLQVYAPISGQDRSFHRTLFLFCCKTHECYTCNDSRCLKVLRSQLPRRNEFYPYDPPPDDEPPSDCEPDQSVLSVSGVKLCWVCGCPGNKACSRCHTVTYCGKHHQTLHWKHSHKRECCNQEASIVTTSTFLFPESELVTEPEEEVDKKEGDTKEAEEEEEEEASVDCPSLAETLAETDLEEMAMHETEDNKVFQRFKKRIAPEPHQVVRYSREGCPLWVSSQHIPSDQDIPACTCGAKRTFEFQVMPQLLNSLCVDSTGASIDWGTLAVYTCSASCNHDDQYCPEFIWKQDFSSDQHTQIKST